The genomic DNA ATGCCCAGTTCGGACACGACCTCTTTCATCTGGGACAGGGTCGGGCGCTGGACGGTCATGTAAGACATCCTTTCGATGAGAGGGGCCACCGGCGCGGGGCCGCGCGAAGGTGCAAGGGGGGCTGCGGCGGGCGTTGAGACCCCGGGGCGCTTGGGCTGAGCGGGCTTGGCGGTGCTGCCACTGGACGACCCGAAACCGGTAAATTCGTCGATCAGTTCAGGGTTGGACGCCTCGGACCCCGAGACTTCGCCGATGATCGCACCCTTCTGGATCAGCAGCACGCGGTCCGACAGCGCAGAGATGAAATCAAGGCTTTGTTCCACCAGCACGATGGTCACGCCCGTCTGTTTGTTCAAGTCCTGCAACAGCGCGATGATCTCGTCGATGATCGACGGCTGAATCCCCTCGGTCGGCTCGTCCAGCAGGATCAGGTCAGGTTCCGAAATCAGGCAACGCGCCAAGGCAAGTAACTGCTGTTCGCCGCCGGACAATGCGCCACCGTCGCGGTCCAGCAGTCGTTCCAGCCGCGGAAAGCTGGCCAGCACGCGATCGATGGCGTCAGTCTCGTCGACATCGTGGGCGGCGACACCCATCCGCAGATTGTCCCGGACGCTGAGGTTGGGGAAGATCCCCCTGCCCTGCGGCACGTAACCGATCCCCTCGCGGGCACGGCCGGACGCCTTCGTCCGGATCAGATCCTGCCCGTCGAAGATGACTTGTCCCGCGGTCGCAGGCACGATGCCCATCAACGTCTTGAGCAGCGTCGACTTGCCCATGCCGTTGTGCCCCAGCACGCCCAGAATTTCGCCCTCGAACACGTTCAGGTTGATGCCGTGCAGCACCGGCACGCGGCCATACCCGGACTGCAAGCCCTGAACCTTCAGCAGCGCGCTCATGCCCGGTGTCCCAGATAGACTTCGCGCGCACGTTTATCCTTGGAAATCGCGTCCATCGTGTCTTCCATCAGAATGCGACCTTCGTGAAATACCGTGACCTGCCTCGAAATCATGCGGATGAACTGCATGTCATGCTCGACCACGATCAGGGCTGCAGTTTCGTTGATCTCGTGGATCAACTCCGCCGTCCGGGCCGTCTCCTCATGGGTCATACCCGCTGCGGGTTCATCCAGCAGCACCAGCCAGGGTTCCGCCACCACGACCATGCCAAGTTCCACCCACTGCCGCTGGCCATGGGCCAGTTGACCGACCAGTGCGCGGCGGATGTCGCCAAGCTTGAGGCGTTCGATGGTCTCGGTCGTCAGGGTCCGCGCGCGCCGCGCGTCGTGCCAGCGCCGGGCCGACAGCCAGATATTCTCGTCCACGCTCAGCCCGTCAAAGACGTTGGGCACCTGCGTCTTGATCCCGACGCCAAGGCTTGCCACCTGCTGCGGCTCTATCCCGGTGGTGTCCTGGCCGCGGATGATGATTTCGCCCGCGCTGGGTGACAGCTGACCCGTCAGACATTTGAAGAACGTGGATTTACCCGCCCCGTTGGGCCCGATCAGACAGCGCAATTCCCTGTCGTAAAGGGTGAAATCGACCTGATCGACCGCCTTGACCCCGCCGAAATGCATCGACAGGCTGCGCGTCTCAAGGATCACTTCGCGTCTGTCGCGTTTCGATGTCATGAGTGGCCCGCCCCGGCGCGGCGGCGCCTGCGACGCGTGCCGGACACCGGTCTGCGGCGTGTTTTGAACCAGCCGGTGATGGTCGGTGCGACCCCGCGTGGCACCAGAAGAACGAAGAAGATCAGGATGATCCCCAGCACGAGGTTGTTGTTCAACAGGGACTGCCCACCCAAAGCCGAGGTCAGATAGAATAACCCGAAGGTGGCCATGATTGGCCCGATCAGGGTTCCGCGACCGCCAACAATCACCCAGATGATCGTCAAGGCGGCGTTATACAGACTGAAAACATCCGGCGTGATCCGCCCGACCCCGTTACAGAACAGCACCCCGCCGATTGCAGCGATGCCCGCCGCAATCGTGAAGATGCCCAGCTTGTAGAGCCGGGAATCGTAGCCCAGAAGCTCGGCGCGCAATTCGTTCTCTCGGATCGCAGCGCAGACCCTGCCGAAATGGGTCGTGACCAGCCAGCCGCTGAAGACGTAGCACAGGATCAGGGCCGCCATCGCGACATAGAAGACATCTTCGGGAAACAGGAACGCCGAGGTGTCCCACGGCAGGTTCAGGGGTGGTGACGTGATACCGTTGAAGCCCCCCATCAGGGCTTTGCCAATCTTGTATTCCGGCCCAGAGGTGCGCCGGATCAACGAGAAGAAGATCAATGTGACCGTCAGGGTGATGACGCCCAGATACACGTCAGATACCCGCCCGAAGAACATGAAATACCCCAAGAGCGACGCAAAGGCCGCCGCGACCAGGACAGCCACCAGAATCGCCCATGTCGATCCGTCGAAGTTGATCGCAGCGATAGTATAGGCATAGGCCCCGAGGCCAAAGAAGGCGACCTGCCCGAAACACAGGATGCCACCGTATCCCCAGACCAGCGCAAGGCTGAGCGCGAGCACGGCCAATGAGATCGCAGTCGTCAGGTTGATGATCGTGAAGAGTTGTAGCGCATAGGGTGCCGCGACCATGAACACGACGCCGATCAGGGCAAAGATCAGAACGGGCCGCATCTGGGTCAGCGTGCCGTTCCCCATCACAAGGATTTCCTGAAGAAGCGGCCCGTGATCCCGCGCGGCATCAGGCGCAACAGGACGATCGCCGCGACCAGCAGTGCAACCTCGCCGATGGTGGGGCCGGTGATGAATGAAAAGATGCCGTTGATCCCGCCCAGCAGGATGGACCCCGCCGCCGTTCCCGCGAGGATCGCCGATCCGCCAGAGATCACCGTGATGAAGGCCTTGGCGATGTAGATCGACCCGATGGTGGGCAGCACGCCCGTGACCGGGGCCAGCAGTCCCCCCGCAAGGCCCGACACCGCAGCCCCCAGCCCGAAGGTGATCATGTAGATCCGTGTCGTGGATACGCCCAAAGCCGATGACATCTCGGGATTTTGCATGGTTGCGCGGGCGACAAGACCAAGTTTCGTCAGCTTCAACGTCGCATAGACCGCAGCGAAGAGTGCGGCGGTCACGCCGATCAGGAACAGTTCATAGCCTGATGCGGAATAGGAACCGATGCGAATGATCCCGAGCGGTGCAGAGATGGTCGTGGCCGTCGATGCCCCGAAGATCGACGTGACCAGTCCGATCAGCAGCAAAGACAGGCCCCAGGTCGCCAGCAGCGTGTCGACCATCCGGCCGTACAGCCAGCGGATCAACAGCCGTTCCACGATGACCCCGATGATGCCCACGACCAGTGGCGCAAGGATCAGCATCGCGATCCAGACGTTCACGCCCGCGTTCGTCGCCACCAGCACGGTATAGCCGCCCAGCATCAGGAACTCGCCATGCGCCAGATTGATGACCCGCATCATGCCGAATATGATCGCAAGCCCGAGGCTGATCAGCGCGAGGTTAGCGATACCGTAAATCAGTTGAAACAAGACGGCGACGACCAGGTCCAAGGCGTTCTCCAGCGGGGGATAAGGGTGGCCCGGCACACGCCGGGCCAATCGGGTTACTTGATGCCGGCCGCTTCCAGCCCGTTTTCGAACAGGAAGGTTGCCTGATCGGGGTTGGCCACAAGGTCACAAACCATCTGCGTATCGGCAGGCGGCTGGTTTTCAAACGACTCGACGATGTTCCAGGTCTGGTCCTGAAGTTCGGCAATGTAGACGTTCATCGAACAGTGGTTGGTCTGCGGGTCGATCGACACGATGCCGGACGGGCCGTCGTAGCTCAGCCCCGACCGCAACGCCTCGATCACCGGATCACGGTCAGCGGTACCCGCGGCCTTGACGGCTTCGGCCCACAGCATCGCACCCTCGTAGGTCCGGATCGCCAATTCGTTCATGTCCGGGCGGTCCGCACCCAGTTTGGCGGTGATGCGTTCCAGAAACGCCGTGTTGGTCGGAGAGTCGATGCCTTCGAAGTAGCTGTAGGACGCGACGATGCCGTTGCCCTCCTCGGCCGAGATCAGCTTTTGCTCGTTGCCGACGCCAAAGGTCGTGGATGCGATCGGAATTTCCTTCATCATGCCAGCCGCCGCATACTGGCGGTAGAAGGATACATGCGCGCCGCCGACCAGCGCCGAGATGACGAAATCGGGCTTTGCGGTCTGGATCTTGTTGATGGTCGGGCCAAAGTTGGTGACGTCGAGCGGGAAGAATTCGACGTCCAGCGTCTCACCTCCGTTTTCCTTGACGAAACGCTGCATCCACTGCGCGGTGATCTGGCCGTAGTTATAGTCGGCGGCGACGATATAGACCTTCTTGCCCCACTTTTCGATCGCATAGGGCACGACCTTGGCCACCGTCTGGGCGGGTGTCGATCCTGTGCAGAAGGTGTTGAAATCGCAGACGCCGCCCTCGTACTGGGTATTGTAGAAATACAGCGTCTTGAACCGGTCCAGCGTGGGGCGGATCGCTTCTCGGGACGCCGATGTGATGCCGGCGTGGACCACGTCCGCCTTGTCCCCGGCGGCGGCCTGCGTGGCATACTGGGTGTAGAACTGGATGGATGACTGCGCGTCATACATCTTGAGCTCGACCTCGCGGCCCAGCAGGCCGCCCGCCGCGTTGATGTCATCGATCGCAAGCTTGGTGGTCTCGGCCATCGGCGCGCCGTAGATATCGAGACCGCCAGAGAGATCGAGGATCGCGGCGAACTTGATGTTATCCGACTGTGCGCGTGCGATCGTCGCAGGGGCCGCAAGGGCAAGAGCGGAAGAGCCGATGACGAACTGTCTGCGGGAAAGCGTCATGTGAGTATCTCCTTGAGGTGATGAACGACGCGCCTGGCGTCAGCGTTTCTTGTCGGACGCGCCTGCGTCCGTTGCCTTGTCCGGCTTGCCACCGGTCGTTTTCCTGTCGAGCGATTTCGAGAGGCCGCGCACGCCATCGCCGATGTTCATACCGACTTCTTCGCCCAGTTTCTGAACCGCAGGCAGCTGCAGCGCCATGCTCAACACCGAATCGACGACCTGATTGACCGCGGACGCTACGCCCTTCTTGCGGCCGCCCTTGGCGCCATCGAATCCGGTCATGTGATTGATGCGAATGCTTTCGATCTTTTCGGCTGGTTTCATCATGCGTTCGACAACCAGCGGCAACGTCCGCAGACGCGCCTCGTCCATCTTCATTGCGATCAATGCGGGGCTTTGCGCATTCTCTGCCTCAATCATGGCGGCACGGCCCTTGGCCTCTGACAGCATCCTGTCGCGTTCCGCCCCGGCCCGGTCGAGCGTGGCCTTCGCCTGTGCCTCAGCCAGCAACTTGATGGTGTCGGCTTCGGATCTGACGCGCGTGTCGTCGACCTGCGCCTGTTCGGCCGCGCGGATCAGGGCGAGCGCCTTGTCACGCTCGGCCATCGCAGTCTCCCGGATCGTGCGCACGCGCTCTTCAGCCTCGGCCTCTCCGCCCTTGGCGGCGATGGCGTCCGCTTCGGCCAGGGCTTCTTCACCACGTTTACGGGCCAGCACCACGGTATTTTCGGATTTCTTCAGTGCGGAGTTCAATTCCGATTCCAGCGTCTGGCGCCGGACCTCCGTATCGCGGTTGATCCTCGCCGCCTCGCGTCGTTTTTCGGACACGGCCTGTTCTTCTGCCGTCTCGGCGGCCGACCGGGATCGTGCGATCTCGATCTCGCGCTGCTGCGTGATCATCGCCTCTTCTTCCTCGCGCGTGATCGTCAGCTTGCGCTTGGTCGCCTCCAGCTGACTTTGCCGGACCGACACATCGGCATCCGCCTCGATGACCGCACGCTCCTTCTTGTTGACGGCAATGATTTCCGCCAGCCGCCGCATCCCCAAAGCGTTGAAGGCGTTGTTTTCGTCAAGCGCGTGAAACGGCGTCTGGTCGATTCGCGTCAGCGACATCGATTCCAGCATCAGGCCGTTCTGCCCCAGGTTATCGTCCAGCATCGCACTGACTTCGCGGGCATAGTTCGCCCGATTGTCCTGCAGGTCGTCCATCGTGTAACCCGCCGCGACCGACAACATGGCGTTCACGAGTTTACCTTCGAGGATTTCTTCCAAGTCAGACGCGCGGAAGGATTTACCACCAAGCGCCTGTGCGGCCGTCGCGACCCCTTCGACAGTGTCCTTGACGCGCACATAAAACTCTGCCGCCACATCAACCCGCAGACGATCCTTCGTGATAATGGATTTTGCACCCGCCCGTTCTATATCCAGCTTCGAGGTGCGCATATTCACTTCCGACACCTTGTGCAGAAAGGGCAAGGCCACGCAGCCACCGTCCAGAACGACTTTTTGCCCCCCCATGCCGGTCCGGACGACGCTGATTTCGCGCGTCGCCTTGCGATAGTAGCTGCTTAGGAACAGAATGATCAGAACGGCTGCGATGACCAGCACAACGATCACGAAGAACCATGCCATAAACGGACCTTTTCTGTTCCAGATGGGTCGCCGACTCGGGCCATTCCTGCCGCAGTGAGGCTGAAAGGATGGCCGCTCAACTGCAGTAGGTCGATGAAATTTTTGACTGTCAAGACACGACAGTATTTATTCGCATTTTTTAGTTTGCAGACCTATCGGCCGTCATAAATTTTATTCAGATTTGATTCCAGATTGGCCTGGATTGGCTCATCTCGAAATTTCCAGTGGCTGTTCTTAAACGGCCAAAGGCGATTGTGATAATCAGTGGACCGAATCTGTTTTCACCAGAACGGACCGGTTTCGCGGCCGATCTGCATACCGCATTCGTGCAACAAA from Loktanella sp. M215 includes the following:
- a CDS encoding ATP-binding cassette domain-containing protein, which encodes MTSKRDRREVILETRSLSMHFGGVKAVDQVDFTLYDRELRCLIGPNGAGKSTFFKCLTGQLSPSAGEIIIRGQDTTGIEPQQVASLGVGIKTQVPNVFDGLSVDENIWLSARRWHDARRARTLTTETIERLKLGDIRRALVGQLAHGQRQWVELGMVVVAEPWLVLLDEPAAGMTHEETARTAELIHEINETAALIVVEHDMQFIRMISRQVTVFHEGRILMEDTMDAISKDKRAREVYLGHRA
- a CDS encoding branched-chain amino acid ABC transporter permease yields the protein MGNGTLTQMRPVLIFALIGVVFMVAAPYALQLFTIINLTTAISLAVLALSLALVWGYGGILCFGQVAFFGLGAYAYTIAAINFDGSTWAILVAVLVAAAFASLLGYFMFFGRVSDVYLGVITLTVTLIFFSLIRRTSGPEYKIGKALMGGFNGITSPPLNLPWDTSAFLFPEDVFYVAMAALILCYVFSGWLVTTHFGRVCAAIRENELRAELLGYDSRLYKLGIFTIAAGIAAIGGVLFCNGVGRITPDVFSLYNAALTIIWVIVGGRGTLIGPIMATFGLFYLTSALGGQSLLNNNLVLGIILIFFVLLVPRGVAPTITGWFKTRRRPVSGTRRRRRRAGAGHS
- a CDS encoding branched-chain amino acid ABC transporter permease is translated as MDLVVAVLFQLIYGIANLALISLGLAIIFGMMRVINLAHGEFLMLGGYTVLVATNAGVNVWIAMLILAPLVVGIIGVIVERLLIRWLYGRMVDTLLATWGLSLLLIGLVTSIFGASTATTISAPLGIIRIGSYSASGYELFLIGVTAALFAAVYATLKLTKLGLVARATMQNPEMSSALGVSTTRIYMITFGLGAAVSGLAGGLLAPVTGVLPTIGSIYIAKAFITVISGGSAILAGTAAGSILLGGINGIFSFITGPTIGEVALLVAAIVLLRLMPRGITGRFFRKSL
- a CDS encoding urea ABC transporter substrate-binding protein; its protein translation is MTLSRRQFVIGSSALALAAPATIARAQSDNIKFAAILDLSGGLDIYGAPMAETTKLAIDDINAAGGLLGREVELKMYDAQSSIQFYTQYATQAAAGDKADVVHAGITSASREAIRPTLDRFKTLYFYNTQYEGGVCDFNTFCTGSTPAQTVAKVVPYAIEKWGKKVYIVAADYNYGQITAQWMQRFVKENGGETLDVEFFPLDVTNFGPTINKIQTAKPDFVISALVGGAHVSFYRQYAAAGMMKEIPIASTTFGVGNEQKLISAEEGNGIVASYSYFEGIDSPTNTAFLERITAKLGADRPDMNELAIRTYEGAMLWAEAVKAAGTADRDPVIEALRSGLSYDGPSGIVSIDPQTNHCSMNVYIAELQDQTWNIVESFENQPPADTQMVCDLVANPDQATFLFENGLEAAGIK
- a CDS encoding flotillin family protein, with the translated sequence MAWFFVIVVLVIAAVLIILFLSSYYRKATREISVVRTGMGGQKVVLDGGCVALPFLHKVSEVNMRTSKLDIERAGAKSIITKDRLRVDVAAEFYVRVKDTVEGVATAAQALGGKSFRASDLEEILEGKLVNAMLSVAAGYTMDDLQDNRANYAREVSAMLDDNLGQNGLMLESMSLTRIDQTPFHALDENNAFNALGMRRLAEIIAVNKKERAVIEADADVSVRQSQLEATKRKLTITREEEEAMITQQREIEIARSRSAAETAEEQAVSEKRREAARINRDTEVRRQTLESELNSALKKSENTVVLARKRGEEALAEADAIAAKGGEAEAEERVRTIRETAMAERDKALALIRAAEQAQVDDTRVRSEADTIKLLAEAQAKATLDRAGAERDRMLSEAKGRAAMIEAENAQSPALIAMKMDEARLRTLPLVVERMMKPAEKIESIRINHMTGFDGAKGGRKKGVASAVNQVVDSVLSMALQLPAVQKLGEEVGMNIGDGVRGLSKSLDRKTTGGKPDKATDAGASDKKR